CACGGTCGCACGCTGGCGACGCTGGTCGTGGGCGGTGAGGACTTGGGTCTCTCGCTGGTGAAGCGGGGCTTGTCGTTGGTGTACACGCCCTACCCGTTTCCCGCGATGTCGCTGTACCTCGAAGCCCAAGCGGCTGCGCGGTCCGACAAGCGCGGGCTGTGGGGTGACGCCGGCGTGGCCGAGCGCGCCGAAGCACTCTCCCGGGAGTGGCAAGGGCAAGCGGAATGATGGCGGTCCTTTTCCGTTTCCTCGCCCGGCGCGTGATCAAGAATCCCGCGGCCGCCATACGCGTGGTGGTCGCCCTGGTGGCGGTGCTCGCCTACGGCACCACTGGGTTCTTGTACTTCGAGCTGTCGCAGAACCCGGATCTCTCCTGGGCCGATGGCGTTTGGTACGCGGTGGTGACGGTCACCACCGTGGGCTACGGCGACTACTTTCCAACCACGTTCGGGGGGCGCTTCTTGGTGGCCGTTCCCCTCATGCTCTTCGGCATCGGGCTGCTCGGCTACGTGCTGAGCATCGCGGCCAGCCTGCTGGTCGAAGCCAAGACCAAGGAGTTGCACGGCATGAGCGCGCACAAGCTTTCCGGACATCTGGTCGTCATGAACTTCCCGAGCCTCGGCAAGGTGGAACGTCTGCTGGACGAGCTGGTGGAGGACTCGAGCTTCGGCCAGCGGGACGTGGTCCTCATCGACGAGGACCTGGGGGAGCTCCCGCCGGAGCTGGTGCGGCGCAACGTGCTGTTCGTGCGCGGCAACCCCACCCGAGACGAGACACTGACTCGAGCCAGCCTCGACGACGCGGCCTACGCCGTCGTGCTGGGCAAGAAGCCGGGCGACCCGCACTCCGACGACTTGAACGTGGCCATCACCCTGGCCATCGAAGCGCGCTCCGAGAGCGTGTACTCCGTCGTGGAGTGCAGTGACCCGGGTACTCAGGAGCTGCTGCGAAAGGCCGGTTGCGATCGGATCGTGTGCACATCGCGTTTCGAGTCCCACTTCCTGAGCCACGAGCTGCTCAATCCCGGAGTCCAGGACGTCCTGGAAGAGCTCACGACGAACCTCAAGGGACAGCAGATCTACATCACCCGCTACGAATCCAAGAAGAAGGCACGCTTCGCCGATGTGTCCAAGACGTGTCACGATCGAGGCCACATGCTGATAGGCGTCCGTCGCGGCGAGCAGTCCCATTTGAATCCGGAGCCGGATCTCGCCATCGAGGCAGGAGACGCCGTCATCACCATAGGCGCCAAGCGCCTGGGTGCTCTGTGAGCTGACCTCCGTGCTGCGCCTCTTCTGGGTCCTGGTTGCGAATGCCACGCTGCTGCTGATCCACCCCTGGCGCTGGTGGCGGAGCCGCCACGCCGCGCCAAAGGGAGCGTGGCTGCAGCTGACCATCGACGGCGCCGTGGTGGAGATCGGCCGCAAAGCGCGGCTGTTCGAGCGCCGCTCGCCACCGCTGTCGTTGGTGTCCCTCCGCAACCACTTGGAGCTCGCCTTGGGCGACGCCCGGGTTGCCGGGTTGGTGGTCGTGATCGAGAGCCTCAGCGCGGGCAGCGCGACGGCAGCGTCACTGAGGGACGCCCTCGGCCGGTTTCGTGCGGGCGGCAAACCCCTGGCCGTGCATCTGCCCTATGGCGGCGGCAGCAAGGAGCTGTGGGTCGCGAGCGTCGCCGAGCGCATCTACGTAGGGCCCGACGCCTTGGTCGAGCCACTGGGCTTCGCGGCGGGCATGCCCTACTTCAAGGACGCCCTCGACCAGGTCGGCGTACGGCCGGAGGTGATGGCGCGCGGTCGCTACAAGACGGCCGGCGAGCCCTTCGCGGCAAGTCAGATGAGCGAAGCGCAGCGCGAGCAGCTGGGTGCGTACCTGGACACCCTGTTCGATGCGTTGGTCGACGGCCTCGCCAGCGGGCGAGGCATGGACCGCCCGCGCGTGGAGGCGTTCGTCGACGGCGGTCCCTGGTGTGCGGCGGACGCGGTGGAGCACGGCGTTTGCGACCGGGTCGTGTATCCCGACGAGCTCTCCGACGTGCTGGGAGAGGGGGTCGAGCTACTGTCCCTGGGGGACTACGTTCGCCGTCGCCGTGTGCGCTTCGTGCCGTTGCTCCGCGCGCCCACGCTGGCCGTGGTGGCGGTCCAAGGGCCGATCGTCAGCAAGGCGGGGCCGGCCCTGGCACCGATGGCGGTGGAGGAAGAGCTGGTCGCCGCCCTGCGGCACGTGTGGGACGACCGCCGGGCTGTGGGCGCGCTGGTCGTGATCAACTCCCAGGGCGGAGGTGCCATCGCTTCGGACCGCATTCGGCGGGCGGTGGAGCGCCTGGCGCAGAAGAAGCCAGTGGTCGCCTACATGGCGAACGTCGCGGCCAGCGGAGGCTACATGATTGCCGTGGGGGCTCCCCACATCGTGGCTCAGCCGACCACCCTCACCGGATCCATCGGCGTCATCGCCGCGCGGTTCGGGGCGGAGGAGCTGCTCGACAAGCTCGGGATCCGCGTGCAGGTCGTCAAGCGCGGGGAGCGCGCGGACATCGGCTCGCCGGCGCGGGCCCTCACGGAGGGCGAGCGCGCGCAGCTCGACCGCCATCTGGACGAAACCTATCGCGCGTTCCTCGAGGCCGTGGCGAAGGGACGCCATCGAGGCGTGGACGCCATCGAGCCATTGGCGGGCGGTCGCGTGTGGAGCGGCCGTGACGCTCACGCCAACGGCCTGGTGGACGCCCTCGGCGGATTCGACACGGCCGAGGCGGAGCTCCGAGCTCGCGTCGGAGCTCGCGCCGCGCGGGCACAGGTGCGCTTGGTCACGGCGCGCCGCTTGCGGCTGCCGTCGCTGCTGGGGCGTTTGCCGTCGGCAATGTCGCCCGCGGTGGAGCTCGCGCAGCTCTCCGCGTCCACGCGCGACCGCGCTTGGGCGTGGTGCGAGGTGCGCGAGCTCGATGGCTGAGCTCAGCGCACCAAGGCGGTGCCCGCGGCGCTTCCGAGGCTGGACGTCCAGCTCACCACGGGGGTGGCCGTCTCGGTCGTGAGGTCGTAGCGCACCGCGGTGGGCGTCGTGCCTCCGTCGTCGGTAGTGAAGCCGACGCCCCACAAGCTGCCCTGCTGGTCGGCCACCGGCGTATTCGGCACGTCGGACAGGTCCGTCCCCAGGCTGGTGGAGCCGATGCTCCAGCGCGACCAATGCTCGGCGTAGGTCGCGTCGAAGCGGTCGATCAGGGCGTCGCTGCCGCCCAGATGCAGGAGACGGCTCAAGAAATCGGGATCGCTCGGGGACAGCGCCACCGCGGTCGCGCCCGTCGAGGGCGTCACTTCCTCGATGCCGAACCCCGTCCGCTGGCTGCCCCCGTCCGCTGCGGCGAAGCAGCCCGCGGAAAGCACGAGGAGTTTGTCGCCGTCGAGCACCATGTCGACGGGATTCACGAGAGACAGCTCGATGCCTTCCCCGGAGGCGCTGCCGTTCAGGTCGGCGAGCTGATCGGTGGTGGTGTCGATGGCGAGAAGCAGTGCCTTCTCCGTCGGACAGGCGAGCTCGTAGGCAGGCGCAGCGATCGTCGTGCGATCGACGCGTTCCAGAACGAAGTACACGCGTTGGGTCGCGCTGTCGTAGACGGCGGCGGTGGCGTCCACCGCGCCGTCCCCGTCGCCCGAGCCGAGGTACGACGCGAGGTCGATGTTCGATGCCACCGCCGCCGTCCCGAGGTCCAGCACGGCGACGCGATTGGCGTCGTACAGCGTGACGTAGGCCTTGCTCGCGCTGACGGCCGCCAAGCTCGACGGATTCGTCGGGCTCGTGCCGGCAAGGCCTACGGCCGTCCGGCCCACATCGATGGTGTCGGCAATGGCGCCGTTGGCGCCCAGGGTCAGCACCTGGGAGAGCGTGCGCGCCAGCACGAAGCCGGTGCCCGCTCCGGCGGCAGGCACTGCGTCGCCGTCCGCCACCATGGCGCTGCCGAGCACGGTGTGGGTCGCCAGATCGATGCTCGTGACCTCGGTGTTGGAGGTGAAGTCCGTCAGCGCGGCGAGCAGCACGCCAGGAGCCATCCCGGCGTCGGAGCCGGCGCTTCCGCCGCTCCCCGCAGCGCCTCCCGCGACCCCGCCGCTCCCCGCCTGGCCGCCATCCATCCCGCCGCTGCCACCGCCGCCGCTGCCGCCGGTCGATTGACTGACGTCCACCACCTTTTCGTCACTGCACGCTGCCGTCACCGCCAACGCCAGTGCGCATGCGATCGTCCACTCTGCTTTCATTTTTCGGCTCCCGCTTGCCCTGCGTCCCCGCAGGGTGGGTGGCTTCGTGGGGCGGGAGCGCGTCGGGCGACCGCTCCGAGACCCCGCGGAGCATGTTCAGGGGCTCGCTCCTCCACCAGCGGAGGCGCGAGAGCGCCGAAGTCAGGTCTCCTGGCTCCCGGATCGTCCTTCGGTGCGCCCTTCCCAGGCATTTGCCCAGTGGTTTGCGCACTGTCGTCCCCGGTTACAGTGGCGGGGGCCGCGCCGGCATCTCACCGGCTTCCCTTGGCTGTGGCGCACCGCCGAGCCTGCGCCCGGACGGCGCTGCCTGATACCACGGCCTCGGGGCCCGGATCCATGCCGGCCCGGGGGGCGGTCATCTGGGTGCGACGCCGATTGCAGGATGGCCGCAAATCGACGACGCTAGCCCAGCGAATCCGCCCGCCTGACCCGAGATGGCTCACTCCCCTCGCAACGTTGCTCCCCTCGGCCAGGGATCGGTCGTCAACGACCGCTATGAAATCCGCCAGAGCCTTGGCAAAGGCGGCATGGGTGAAGTGTTTCTGGCCTACGACCGCAGCACACAACAGCCGGTCGCGTTGAAGGTCGTGCGCGAGGAGTCGCGCATGCCCGGGGACGACGAGGCCCTGCGACAGGAACTGCTGCTGGCCCGTTCCGTCAGCCACCCCAACGTGTGTCGCGTTCACGACTTGGCGCCCAGCCCCTGGGGGCCGATCCTGGTGATGGAGCACATCGCCGGGCAGACGCTCCATACCCACATCCGTCGTCGCAAGGCCCAAGGCGGCTACACCGCTGACGAATTTCGCAAGATCGCGAGCGAGACCTGCGCCGGTCTCGCCGCCATTCACGCCCAGGGACTGGTCCACGGTGACTTGAAGCCGGGCAACGTGATGGTCACCAACGATCGCGCCATCATCTTGGACTTCGGCTTCGCGCAGGAGCGTGCGCGCCTGAGCGCTCGCCGCCCGGGCGCACCGCCAGATGGCGGTACCCCGAACTACATGGCGCCGGAGCGACTGCGTTCCGGCGGCGCGAGCCCCGAGGACGACATCTACGCGCTCGGGCTCACGCTGTGGGAGATGTGGACCTGTCGCGTGCCCGAGCCGGGCTACCGGCCGCGGGCCAAGCCCATGCGCTCGCAGATCATGTTCGACGTGCCTGCCGGGCTCAGTGTGGACGAGGTGAAGCAGGTGTTCCGCTGTCTCAGTGAGGACGCCAGCCTGCGCCCCACGGCGCGCCACATGCGCTTTTTCAACCCCACGGCGCTGACCACCAGCCAGGTGCAAATCCCACGGGAAAGGCTGTCTCCCGGCGCCCCCCTCGGGCGTGGCGTGGCGGAGTCCTTCGTGCCCGGCGCCCAGGCCCTGCTCCTCAGCTTTGCCAGCAATGCCCCGGACGCCCCGGGTCGGCTGTTCTCCCTGGACAAGCCCGTGATGACCGTCGGCCGACGCTCGAATCAGGACATCGAGCTGCCCGAGGCCACCGTGAGCGGCGGCCACGCCGTGCTCCGCTGGCAGTCCGGCTCCTGGATCGTCGAGGACGTGGGCAGCACCAACGGCACCTACGCGGATCACTCTTACGAGCGGAAGAAGTCCGTGGCGCTGCTCCACGGCGGCGAGGTCCAGCTGGGTGAATGCCGGGTCAAGCTCGTCAGCTTCCACGACGGCTCCCCGCACCATCAGCGGGCCAAGAGCTACCTGGAAAAGAGGGACGGGCTCACGGGGCTGCTCAGCAAGGAGCATTTCGTGAGAGCCATCAAGGACGATATCGGCTTTGCGGAGTGGGACGGCGTGCCGCTGTCGGTGGCCCGCTACCACGTGCGCGGCCCCAACCGCCACGTGAGCGACCGCCCCACCATCCTGGAGATGCTGGCGCTCCGAAGAGCCGCGCAGCGGGTCATCGAGCTCACGGAAATGCTGCTCCTCAGCATCGTCCCGGTCACCGCCGGCCGCATCGCGCCTTTGAAGTTTGCAGTGGCCATGACCGGCCCCAGCGTTGACGAAGCCCGCCATGTGGTCGAGCAGGTGGTCTCCCAGGTGCAGGGGCTGATGCCGGAATCCTTGGATTTGGCTGCGACGTTGGTAAAAGCAGAGCCGGGCCAGCCTGCAGAGTCGTTGCTCGAGGGTTGACCCGCCTGTCGCGCTCGAGGGCGAGCGCGCGAAGCGAATCATGGCCGGATCTCCCCGACCCTCATTTCCAGCACCCAGTGAGCCGAGCCTCCGAAGGCTCGGCGTGGGCGGTGGTGGGAGCGGAGGGGGCGGCGGCGATCGTCCGCTGCGCGCGCAGCTCGTGGTCGCACTGGTAGTGGGGCTCGTGCTCCTGGCGGTGCCGCTCTACCTGTGGCGCCGCCCCAGCGGAACGGAGAACGCGCCGACGGACGGAGGCAACGGTGACGCCGCGTCCGGGCCGTCGGCGGCGCCGACCATTCAGCGCCTGCCGGTCCCGGATGCGGGTGCGCTGGTGGACGAGCTCGTGCGCCTGGATACGCCGCAGCGCGTGAAGTGCGCCGCCTCGTCCCGCTCCCGCGGTCAGGAGGGCACCCTCTGTGATCGCCTGGAGGTGTTCGAGAAAGCGCTCTCCAAGGCCATCCGCGAGAACGTGGACTGCGCACCGAAGACCGGCAAAGAGGGCAACCTCAACTACGTGCTCAGCGTGGACTTCAACGCCAAGCGGCTGCACGTGTTCCCAGGTGCGAGCGGCATGTGGAAGGGTCCGCAAGCACGCAAAGCGGCGGCCTGCGTCACCAAGTCCCTACCGAAGCCGGAGTGGGACAAGATCAAGCACCAGTATCGCTTCTACATGATCGCGATCTCGGCGACGTACCCGGCTCCCACTTCGACGGGCAATCCGTCGCAGCTCTTCGAGTAGCCATGCGACTCAGGCATCTCGTCGATCGCGCGGTGCTCTCGACGGTGAACGGCGTCGTGTACCTCACGGAGGGCGCCGCGCGCCCGGGCAGGAACGCGGCCCAGGCGGACGTGGTGCTTTCTCGGGGAAAATTGACGGTTTCCCGCGTGCGGCCCCTGTCCGACGTGGAGTTCGAGCTGGGGCCCGACGTGCACCGCGTGCGCTTCGAGCGCTTGCCGGTGCCCATCGTTCTGATCCCGCCGCTGATGGTGCGCCCCTACGTCTACGATCTCCGTCCCGAGCACTCCATGGTGCGCACCTTGCGCAACGCCGGCTTCGACGTGTTCGTCGTCGACTTCGGCGTGCCGGATCGCGATGACGAGAACGTGCGCCTCGACGACTACGTCATCGACTACGTGCCCGCAGCCGTGGACGCCGCGCTCGAGGCCAGCGGCCGCCGGCAAGTCACTCTTGCCGGCTATTGCATGGGCGGCATCTTCGCCTTGCTGCACGCCGGCACCCACCGTGACGATCGCGTGCGTAACATCGTGACCATCGGCGCGCCCATCAACTTCAAGAAGATGCGCGCCGCCTACGTCGCCTCGCGCATCGGCGCCTTCGGTCTCGGTCCGTTGATGGACGTGATCGGCAACGTGCCGGGCAAGATGAGCTCCCTCGGCTTCAAGTTGATGAGCGGGCCCCGGGCCGTCACCAAGTGGGGCGACCTCATAGCGAACTTGGACGACGAGAGCTTCGTCCGGGGCTTCGACGCCGTGAACAGCTGGGTCAACGATCTCATCCCGTACCCGAAGGAAGCCTTCAAGCAGATGGTCCGCGACGTCGTGCGCGGCAATCGCCTGGTGCGCGGTGGGCTCACCTTTGCGGGGCAGCCGTTCGACTTGAACGCCGTGACGCAGCCGCTCTTGGCCTTCGCGGGCAAGACCGACAACATCGCGACGCCGGAAGCCACCCACGCCATCGTGGACCACGTTTCCTCCACGGATCGCGAGCTCTTGGCCGTCCCCGGCGGCCACGTCGGCGTGATCGCCGGCAGCGCCGCGCCGGAAGCGGTGTGGAAGCCGATGATGCACTGGCTTCGCCCCCGGTCCGCCAGCTGACGGGGAATGTTGGCGCGGCGCGATGCCTGGCGCGCTCAGGCCGCCCGGCACGGCGCGACCGCTCGCGGCAGCCGCTCTTCGAGAAGCGCCGCCCAGGCCAGCAGGTACT
This portion of the Polyangiaceae bacterium genome encodes:
- a CDS encoding potassium channel protein, producing the protein MMAVLFRFLARRVIKNPAAAIRVVVALVAVLAYGTTGFLYFELSQNPDLSWADGVWYAVVTVTTVGYGDYFPTTFGGRFLVAVPLMLFGIGLLGYVLSIAASLLVEAKTKELHGMSAHKLSGHLVVMNFPSLGKVERLLDELVEDSSFGQRDVVLIDEDLGELPPELVRRNVLFVRGNPTRDETLTRASLDDAAYAVVLGKKPGDPHSDDLNVAITLAIEARSESVYSVVECSDPGTQELLRKAGCDRIVCTSRFESHFLSHELLNPGVQDVLEELTTNLKGQQIYITRYESKKKARFADVSKTCHDRGHMLIGVRRGEQSHLNPEPDLAIEAGDAVITIGAKRLGAL
- the sppA gene encoding signal peptide peptidase SppA — encoded protein: MLRLFWVLVANATLLLIHPWRWWRSRHAAPKGAWLQLTIDGAVVEIGRKARLFERRSPPLSLVSLRNHLELALGDARVAGLVVVIESLSAGSATAASLRDALGRFRAGGKPLAVHLPYGGGSKELWVASVAERIYVGPDALVEPLGFAAGMPYFKDALDQVGVRPEVMARGRYKTAGEPFAASQMSEAQREQLGAYLDTLFDALVDGLASGRGMDRPRVEAFVDGGPWCAADAVEHGVCDRVVYPDELSDVLGEGVELLSLGDYVRRRRVRFVPLLRAPTLAVVAVQGPIVSKAGPALAPMAVEEELVAALRHVWDDRRAVGALVVINSQGGGAIASDRIRRAVERLAQKKPVVAYMANVAASGGYMIAVGAPHIVAQPTTLTGSIGVIAARFGAEELLDKLGIRVQVVKRGERADIGSPARALTEGERAQLDRHLDETYRAFLEAVAKGRHRGVDAIEPLAGGRVWSGRDAHANGLVDALGGFDTAEAELRARVGARAARAQVRLVTARRLRLPSLLGRLPSAMSPAVELAQLSASTRDRAWAWCEVRELDG
- a CDS encoding protein kinase, which encodes MAHSPRNVAPLGQGSVVNDRYEIRQSLGKGGMGEVFLAYDRSTQQPVALKVVREESRMPGDDEALRQELLLARSVSHPNVCRVHDLAPSPWGPILVMEHIAGQTLHTHIRRRKAQGGYTADEFRKIASETCAGLAAIHAQGLVHGDLKPGNVMVTNDRAIILDFGFAQERARLSARRPGAPPDGGTPNYMAPERLRSGGASPEDDIYALGLTLWEMWTCRVPEPGYRPRAKPMRSQIMFDVPAGLSVDEVKQVFRCLSEDASLRPTARHMRFFNPTALTTSQVQIPRERLSPGAPLGRGVAESFVPGAQALLLSFASNAPDAPGRLFSLDKPVMTVGRRSNQDIELPEATVSGGHAVLRWQSGSWIVEDVGSTNGTYADHSYERKKSVALLHGGEVQLGECRVKLVSFHDGSPHHQRAKSYLEKRDGLTGLLSKEHFVRAIKDDIGFAEWDGVPLSVARYHVRGPNRHVSDRPTILEMLALRRAAQRVIELTEMLLLSIVPVTAGRIAPLKFAVAMTGPSVDEARHVVEQVVSQVQGLMPESLDLAATLVKAEPGQPAESLLEG
- a CDS encoding alpha/beta fold hydrolase, translated to MRLRHLVDRAVLSTVNGVVYLTEGAARPGRNAAQADVVLSRGKLTVSRVRPLSDVEFELGPDVHRVRFERLPVPIVLIPPLMVRPYVYDLRPEHSMVRTLRNAGFDVFVVDFGVPDRDDENVRLDDYVIDYVPAAVDAALEASGRRQVTLAGYCMGGIFALLHAGTHRDDRVRNIVTIGAPINFKKMRAAYVASRIGAFGLGPLMDVIGNVPGKMSSLGFKLMSGPRAVTKWGDLIANLDDESFVRGFDAVNSWVNDLIPYPKEAFKQMVRDVVRGNRLVRGGLTFAGQPFDLNAVTQPLLAFAGKTDNIATPEATHAIVDHVSSTDRELLAVPGGHVGVIAGSAAPEAVWKPMMHWLRPRSAS